A segment of the Flavobacteriales bacterium genome:
TTGCTGCCGAACACCACCGCGCTGGTGACGCTCACATCCGGGAAGAAATTCGCGGTGGCGTAGCGGCCATTGCCGCATTCCTGGGCGGAGCAGTTCAACGCGAATGCAGCCACGATGGCCGTGTTCAGATTCCTCATGGGCGGTTCAGGTTAAGGTGCTGCAAAGTAGGCCGTTCACTGATCCGTGAATCAACCTCGACCTGATGGCGATGGATGTTGGCACAGCTTTGGCCTAGCGGCACCGCCAAAGAAAGCCATACCATGAACAAGCAACTCGTCCTCCTCGCAACGGCCCTGTTCGTTTCAGGCGCCTCGGCCCAATTCCAATTCAACCCCCAAGCGGGCATCAACTTCCAGAGCATCACGAATCCAGGGGCCGGCATCGAATACAAGGCCAACGTGGGCTGGCAGCTGGGTGCCGACCTGCGATTCGGCAACCGTCTCTTCTTCCAGCCCGGCGCCCATTTCGGACGCAGTTCCACCGCTTACAAGGCAATCAACAACGATACCCTGCTCTTCGAGAACGACCTGGTTCGAACCAATCTGAAGCTCAATGCGCTGGTGGGCTATCGGATCATCGACAGCTATCAGTTCGACCTCCGCTTCATGGCGGGCCCCACGTACGATGTGCTGCTCAGCGTTGACAACCGGAACGACCAGATCGGGTACAACCGCGGCGATTTCCGCACCGGCTCCTTCAACCTCGACGCCGCCCTCGGCTTCGATATGGGCCTTGTAACGGTGCAGCCCGGGGTCAGCTTCGGCCTGAGCCGGGTATTCAAGGACAACCCCACGGTGCAGGACATCGGCTCTCGCTACCTTTCCTACGGCGTAACGATCGGAATCAACCTCGGCGACGACGACAAGTAATCGCCGCGCCCCTCGGGCAGCGCCTCCTGCAATCAGGGGGCGTTGCTCGTATTGAACCCCAGCGTCGGGCCTTTGACGCCCAAGGTGCCGGAACTAGAGCAGCTGCATCCACCCGCCGCCATTGCTCACCTCTTCAAGTCCCGCTGCCTTCAAAAGGCCAAGTGCAGCACCGCTCCGGGCGCCGCTGCGGCAGCAAAGCACGATCGGCGCTTGCATTCCGCACATCTCATCCAGGCGATCCGGCAATTGGTCGAGCGGGATATTCACCGAGCCCGGCACATGGCCGTCCGCGAACTCCTCTGGGGTGCGCACATCAACGATGGTGGGCATTGGCGAATAATGGAGCAGTGTGTGGAGCTGATGGGAGTCGAACCCACGACCTCGTCATTGCGAACGACGCGCTCTGGCCAGCTGAGCTACAGCCCCAAGGGCGTGCGAAGTTGCGAAGGATCGGTGAACCGAAGACCCATTGCCGCCGTAAGAGGCCGCCATGCAACAATGGCTGCTCACCGTGATGGTGCTCTGCGCTGGCGGAGCCGGGGCTTCGGCTCAAGGCGATCTGGCGTACATGCCGAAGGCCGCACCGGCCATGACCGCTGATGATGAGCGGATCGTGATGACCGAGACGCAAGTTCCGGAGCGGGTTGAATTGCACTTGCCGCCGGGGACATTTCAATTGGACCTGATCAACAGCGCTGGCAACGTGGTGGAGCAATACGATGCCGCCGACCGCATGGGCTTCGACCTGACTGGGCTTCGGCCCGGCACATGGACCCTGCGCGCCCGCACACCGAACGGCTTCCGGGTGAGGCGCTTCGTGGTGCACTACCGCGAGGGCCAGAACTGGGTGGTTGAGGCGTGGCCGGTACCGCGGCGAAAGCCCAAGTGAAGCGTACCTGCGTGACACCTGTCGCTGACCTCCCAATAAGCCACCTTGATCCGACCGCCCATCCTACAAAAGCCGACCGATCATGCGAGCACCCGTGAGCTATTACCAGGAAGTCCTCGCCAAGATCAGTCATGCGGACCGCGCGACCTTCCGCAAGGAGCTGCGCAAGGCCTTCAAGCGCCTGCTCCCGGATGAGCGTGAAGAGCTCAAGCGATGGTTCCGATCATCCTGCTTGTGCCGCCCGGACTCGCACCCGCCCGGTTGTGCGAGCGCCGTCAGTTGAAATAGCGGCTGTTCCAGGCGTCCTTGCTGAATTGCCCGAAGAACGCGAACCACCCGAAGAGGGTGAAGCCGCTCAGCGCCATCACGCTCCAGAACAGGAAGAGCAACCGTTGCCCATTGAGCGCAGGCAGGCCTGCATCGCCCAGCCATGCCCCAGGCAATGCGGTCGTGAGCAACAACGATGAGGCGAGCACGGCGAGCGCAAGGTGCAGCGGGCTGCGCACCATCCAGAAGGCCGCTGCCCGCCACGGCGACAGATCCCGGCCCCACTGAGCCACCAGGTAGTAGCGGTCGTTCCCGATCGGGACGAAGAGCATAGGATCCGCTTCGCTGTCACACAGTTTGAATTGAGCGGACGGGGCCATCACCATGTAGCTCACCACTTGATCGCCCACGCGCCGCTCCAGCTGCCTCATGCCATAGACCGCTTGTCCGGGTATCCGGCCTTTGTAACGAGCCCCTTCCAGGAAACGCAAGCGGTAGGTGATGCACATCGAACGGATGGCCGATAAGGAGAACACGCGGTCCGGTTCGGCAACCGACAACTCCACAGGAACAGGCTTGCGTGAGGCGCGCAACGACGCCCGCAAGCGGTCATCGATATCGGCTTCATCGGCCAGCAACTCATGCGCTTCCTGAATGAGCTTTGATTGGCCCAGCAGAGCCAACTCAAGCCGTTCGCGCTCGGTATTGGCAGCCATTGATCGCTTTTGTTTGCCCGGATAACGCTCCGGAGCATTGAATCGTGCGCTGCTACAAGCTCTGTTCGGCCTCCGGCAACTCGCCCATGCCCGCGGACTCGGCGGCCTCAGCAAGCCGGACATGCTCAGGAGCGTCGCTCGCCACGGTTGATCGCACCGTGCTATTGGGCGGGAGCACGCCGCACTTGGCCACCACCTCAATAGG
Coding sequences within it:
- a CDS encoding outer membrane beta-barrel protein → MNKQLVLLATALFVSGASAQFQFNPQAGINFQSITNPGAGIEYKANVGWQLGADLRFGNRLFFQPGAHFGRSSTAYKAINNDTLLFENDLVRTNLKLNALVGYRIIDSYQFDLRFMAGPTYDVLLSVDNRNDQIGYNRGDFRTGSFNLDAALGFDMGLVTVQPGVSFGLSRVFKDNPTVQDIGSRYLSYGVTIGINLGDDDK
- a CDS encoding rhodanese-like domain-containing protein → MPTIVDVRTPEEFADGHVPGSVNIPLDQLPDRLDEMCGMQAPIVLCCRSGARSGAALGLLKAAGLEEVSNGGGWMQLL